The Meiothermus cerbereus DSM 11376 sequence CTTTCTCAAAAGCCCTTACGGCCTCTGGGCCATCGCTGATGTTCAAAAACACGAAATGAACCTCGGGGTTGGCCCGGGCCGCCTGCACCAACATGGGCATCTCGCGGCGGCACGGCCCACACCAGGTAGCCCAGGCATTGAGCACGATGGGCTTACCTTTGAAATCGGCCAGATTTACCATCTGACCATCTATACGCTCGAGGGCAGCCGAGGGCAACACTTCTACCGTAGGGGCTTTGGGCTGCAACAGCCAAAAACCCAGCAAACCCGCTAGAGGAACGGCAAACCACATCCAAAGCTTCATCTCGTAAAGGATACGAAATTAATCCGGGCATCTCGGCGAAACAGAATACAT is a genomic window containing:
- a CDS encoding TlpA family protein disulfide reductase; amino-acid sequence: MKLWMWFAVPLAGLLGFWLLQPKAPTVEVLPSAALERIDGQMVNLADFKGKPIVLNAWATWCGPCRREMPMLVQAARANPEVHFVFLNISDGPEAVRAFEKELGLKIPNVLLDPEARLSEPLRIQGLPVTLFYDAEGTLVNRHIGEISAVKLEALLQAF